One Ahaetulla prasina isolate Xishuangbanna chromosome 1, ASM2864084v1, whole genome shotgun sequence DNA window includes the following coding sequences:
- the LOC131196638 gene encoding LOW QUALITY PROTEIN: zinc finger protein 740-like (The sequence of the model RefSeq protein was modified relative to this genomic sequence to represent the inferred CDS: substituted 2 bases at 2 genomic stop codons), which yields MVQASLLACEGLSGVCLVPTVASKKMMPKQSSKQVENGERGGAPDMLSHRKESEKSRSRKEEETAEGSPPKKSLKKVMVIEQNGSFXVRIPKNFICENCFGAFRSSYHLKRHILIHTGEKPFECDVCDMRFIQKYHLERHKRVHSGEKPYQCERCLQSFSRTDRLLRHKXMCQGCPSKASDSQLLL from the coding sequence ATGGTTCAGGCGAGCCTCCTGGCCTGCGAGGGACTCTCCGGTGTTTGCCTGGTGCCAACAGTTGCCAGCAAGAAGATGATGCCGAAGCAAAGCTCTAAGCAGGTGGAGAACGGGGAGAGAGGGGGTGCACCGGACATGCTGAGTCATCGCAAGGAGAGTGAGAAATCACGTAGTcggaaggaagaagaaacagcAGAAGGGTCTCCTCCTAAAAAATCCCTTAAAAAGGTAATGGTGATAGAGCAGAATGGATCCTTCTAGGTCCGGATTCCCAAGAATTTTATTTGTGAGAACTGTTTTGGAGCGTTCCGGAGCAGTTACCACCTCAAGAGACATATCCTTATTCATACTGGAGAGAAACCTTTTGAGTGTGATGTCTGTGACATGCGCTTCATCCAGAAGTACCATCTGGAGCGCCACAAACGTGTCCACAgtggagagaagccatatcagtGTGAACGCTGCCTGCAGAGCTTCTCCAGGACAGACCGGTTGCTGAGACACAAATGAATGTGCCAGGGCTGCCCCAGCAAAGCATCTGACTCCCAGCTACTGCTTTAG